In Corylus avellana chromosome ca2, CavTom2PMs-1.0, the following proteins share a genomic window:
- the LOC132168517 gene encoding early nodulin-like protein 19 → MAALAKATIVVFCVMALIDVCFGAFYKVGDSLGWTNETKTVDYYKDWASNKTFYVGDSFYFEYDQKQNDVMEVSREDFHACNPKSPLNIYESGRDTIKMWKQSHVFYICTKKGHCQAGQKVDIRVVDPPPPTATPTPPSPSPSSTPPTPDQPLHSSPPVAAAPGPSKDGAPDQPLNSSPPVAAAPGPSKNSAPLFLSSKGLQLLTALGFLAYNF, encoded by the exons ATGGCGGCTTTGGCAAAGGCTACCATTGTTGTTTTCTGTGTGATGGCCCTCATTGATGTCTGCTTTGGTGCCTTTTACAAGGTTGGTGATTCTCTGGGGTGGACTAATGAAACCAAGACTGTTGATTATTACAAGGATTGGGCTTCTAACAAGACCTTCTATGTTGGGGACTCTTTTT ATTTTGAGTACGACCAAAAACAGAACGACGTGATGGAAGTTAGCCGCGAAGATTTCCATGCATGCAACCCAAAATCTCCATTGAACATATACGAGAGTGGCAGAGACACCATCAAAATGTGGAAGCAAAGCCACGTCTTCTACATTTGCACCAAGAAAGGCCACTGCCAAGCCGGCCAAAAGGTTGACATTAGGGTCGTCGATCCCCCACCACCCACGGCCACCCCAACTCCTCCTTCACCTAGCCCTAGTTCCACTCCACCTACTCCTGATCAACCTTTGCATTCTTCTCCGCCGGTGGCAGCGGCGCCTGGCCCATCTAAAGATGGTGCTCCCGATCAGCCATTGAATTCCTCTCCGCCGGTGGCAGCGGCGCCTGGCCCCTCTAAAAACAGTGCTCCCTTGTTCCTATCATCCAAGGGCTTGCAGCTTTTGACGGCTTTGGGTTTCCTAGCATATAATTTTTAG